The following is a genomic window from Hymenobacter monticola.
GCGCTCGATTACAACCACCTCGACTTCAGCAACCTCGTGCTGAACACGCGCAACCTGCGCTATTCCGAAAACCGCACCACTGGGCGCGTCGATAACCTGGCCGGCCAAGAGAAAAGCGGCTTTCGGGTGGATAAGTGGCAGGCTAACGTGGTCTACGACTCGGTGCAGATTCGCCTCGACAGCCTCGATTTGGTGACGCCGCACACCCGCATTCGGCGCACGCTGGCCATCGGCTACGAAAGCCTGGCAGCGCTGGGCGACACCAAGAACCTGCCGAATCTGAAGATTGAGGGCGACCTGCACGACGTGCGGCTGGGCTTCCGCGACATTCTGTACCTGGCGCCGGACCTGGCCGGCACCTCGCCCTTCAATACTGGCCCGAACCAGTCGGTGCTGCTGAATGGGCAAGTGGTCGGGCGCGTGGGCGACCTGACGATTCGCAACTTCGAGTTTGTGGGCTTGCGCAACACCATTGTGAAAGCGCCCCGCATCCGCATCACCGGCCTGCCGGAGGTGGACGGCCGGCTGTACGTCGATGCGAACCTGCGGCAGTTCAGCTCATCGCGGGCCGATGTGCTGAGCCTCGCGCCGAAGGGCAGCATCCCCAACAACATCAGCATTCCGCCCACCTTCGCGGTGAGCGGCACCTTCAAGGGCTACCCCACCACGCTGCAATTCAACACCGACCTCACGGCCCGCACCAGCTACGGCAACCTGGCCTTCAGCGGCAACCTCGGCCGCAAGCAGGCCAATGGGCGGCAGCCGCTGGTGGGCACGTTTGCCATTGGCGGGTTCGATTTTGGCAAGCTGCTGAAGGACCCCACGATTGGGCGCGTCACGGCCACGGGCCGCATCAACGCCACGGGCAACCTGCAGGACCCCGGCACGCTGGTGGGCCAGGTGCGCGCCAACGTGCAGAGCGCCCGCTACAACGGCTACACTTATAAAGGAGTGGCCGCGACGGTGGACCTTGACCGCAACCGCTACGTCATCAACGCCAGCAGCAAAAACGACCCCAACCTCAACCTCGACCTGAGCGCCGTGGTGAACCTGCGCGACCCGCGCAACCCCACCTACGAGGTGACCAACCTGAACCTGCGCGGCGCCAACCTCACGGCGCTGGGCTTCTACACCGGCGGCGACCTGCGCGTGCAGGGCAACCTGAAAGCCAACCTGCGCGGCTCCAGCCTGAATACGCTGAACGGCACCTTCAGCGGCCAGAAGATTGTGATAGTGCGCGACAACCAGCCCTTCGCGCTCGACTCGCTCAACGGCCGCATTGTGCAGACGGCCACCCGCACCACGGCCACCATCACCTCCGACATTGCCAACGTGAACCTCGACGGCAACGTGCACCTCGGCGACATCGCTCCCGAGTTGCAGCAGCACCTCGACCGCTACTTCGATGTGCCGGGCGTGAAGTACGTGCCCAGCTCGGCCGACCGGCATTTCACGTACTCGCTCAAGCTGAAAGACCCCAAGCTGGCCACCAAGCTGGTGCCGGGCCTGAAACGGATTTCGCCCTTCACGCTGGCCGGCGACTACTCGCGGCAGGCGGCCCGCCTCACGGCCAACACCAGCATTCCCGTCATTCGGTACCAGGACCCCAAAGGCAAAACCCAGTACAGCATTGATTCGCTTCGCCTGAACGTGGACTCCGACCCCAGCAAGCTGAACTATGCCCTGCGCCTGGCCCAGGCCGCGCAGGATACCACGCTCCGGCTGCGGCGGCCGAGCATTGTGGGCAACGTGGCCAACAACAAGCTGTTCAGCCGCGTGGCCATTCTGGGCGACTCGGCCAACCGGGAGCGGCTGGCGGTGGCCGGCACTTTGCAGGCGTTGGCCCAGGGCAGCGGGAAAAATAGCAGCGTGGTGTATGAGTTTCAGGCGGCGCCCGAGCAGGTTATAAACTACGAGAACTGGACGGCCGGCGCCAACAACTTCGTGCGCTACTACCCCAGCGGCGCCGTGGTGGCCGATGGGTTGAACCTGACCAACGGCCGCAGCACCCTGGCCCTGCAAAGCCAGAACCCGCAGGTGCCTACCTCGCCGCTGGGCGTTACGTTCACCAATTTCGAGCTGGCTGAGCTGGTCAAGATTGTGCAGCAGCAGGATTCGCTGGTGGCCGGGCAGCTCAACGGCACGGCCCGCATCGACAACCTGGGCAAGCCCAACCAAGCTTTCACGGCCGATGCCACCATCAAAAACCTGGTGTTCCAGAAGGCCTCCATTGGCGACATTGCCTTGCGCGCCACCAACCCCGCCCCCAGCCGTTACGACATCGACGCACGCCTGACCGGCGGCGCGGCCGGCACCGTGGGCGGCGCAGGCAATGATGTGCACGTGACGGGCACTTACCTGGCCAGCAGCGCCACCCCGCTCAACCTTACCGTGGACGCCAACCGCCTCAACCTGAAACTGGTGGAGCCCTTCTCGGTGGGGCAGGTGCGCAGCGCCACGGGCTACATCCGCGGGCAACTGACGGTGACGGGCGCGCCCGCTGCGCCGGTGGTGCGGGGCACGCTCAATACTTCCGATGATGCCGGTTTCATCGTGCCGCAGCTGGGCTCACCGTTCCGGCTGCCCAACCAGGCGCTCACGTTCGATGACCGGGGCATTGCCTTCAACAACTTCACGGTGCTGGATTCGGCCTCGAACAAGGCCGTCATCAACGGCTACCTGTTGAGCAAGGACTTCGTGAACTACTCCTTCGACATGCGGGCCACGACCAACAACTTCCTGGCCGTGCGCAGCACCCGCGAAAACAACGAGCTGTTCTACGGCCGCTTGGTGCTCGATTCGGAAACGCGCCTGACCGGGCCGGTCGAGCTCATTAAAATCGATACCCGCGTAACGGTGGCCAATGGCTCCAACCTCACGGTGGAGTCGCCGGCCGCCACGCCCACCACGCAGGAGCGCACCGGCATCGTCGAATTTATCGACAAGAGTGCCCCGCTCGATACCATGCTGGCTCGCAAAGTGGCCCTCGACACCACCAAAGTGAATGCCACGGGCTATGACATCACGGCCGTGGTCACCATCACCGACCGCACGCCCTTCACCATCGTTATCGACCCGGTGAGTGGGGACAACTTGCGCGTGCGTGCTGCCGGCACGCTCAACACCAACATTGCCCCCGACGGCACCATCTCGCTCAGCGGCCGGCTGGACGTGGCGCGTGGGCAGTACCACATGTCGCTCTACAGCCTGGCTTCGCGCGATTTCCTGCTGAGCCGCGGCTCGTCCATCACCTGGGACGGCGACCCCTACAACGCCACGCTCGACCTCACGGCCATCTACAAGGTGCAGGCCGCGCCGGCCGAACTGCTGGCTGGCCAGGGCACCGACGACCTGACCAGCGCCACGGTATCGCGCAACCGCCTGCCGTTTAACGTGCTGCTGAAGGTGACCGACCAACTCAGCAAGCCCACCATCGGCTTCGACATCACGCTGCCCGAAAACCAGCGCGGCGCCCTCGGCGGGCAGGTGGAGGCCAAGCTCGCCCAACTGCGCCAGCCCAACCAAACCTCGGAACTGAGCAAGCAGGTGTTTTCGCTGCTGATTCTCGGCCGGTTTGTGGCCCAAAACCCCTTCCAGACCAGCAGCGGCGAAGGCATCGTCGCTTCGCAGCTGCGCGGCAGCGCCAGCGCCGTGCTCACCGACCAGCTCACCAATCTCACCGACAAGTACCTCTCGGGCCTGGGCCTCGACCTGGGCGTGACCAACCAGGCCGCCTACGGCGCCGACGGCAGCCAGGGCAGCCGCACCG
Proteins encoded in this region:
- a CDS encoding translocation/assembly module TamB domain-containing protein, with the translated sequence MSTFLRRALYGLLGLIALVLLLVIAVVVFLQFDAGQDFVAKRAENYLRDKLSTEVRIGKFRTDFRHAINLDGVYLEDQKNDTLLSVGHLGVDVAIWDLLHKQINVSNIELNNGRVRLTRTEPDSVNNYDFIVKAFTDPTAPVDTTASGLKYDIGKARLTNIYFTQDDQVTGSAIRARIGEFTANMDEVDVDNSIYKVDNAALRRSAISITQTKTAPEVENPGPTEPLTLQFGLNRATLDSVRFTYKNEPAAQYINTNIGLADVTAKDIDLQRQRVNLGKLTLKNTTFAYAQNEQVPVEQRVVNPAEAVRKLDEATDKAKAATGQTAASPGWRVNLDQSDINGLAVKFDNFNQPQQRTRIPALDYNHLDFSNLVLNTRNLRYSENRTTGRVDNLAGQEKSGFRVDKWQANVVYDSVQIRLDSLDLVTPHTRIRRTLAIGYESLAALGDTKNLPNLKIEGDLHDVRLGFRDILYLAPDLAGTSPFNTGPNQSVLLNGQVVGRVGDLTIRNFEFVGLRNTIVKAPRIRITGLPEVDGRLYVDANLRQFSSSRADVLSLAPKGSIPNNISIPPTFAVSGTFKGYPTTLQFNTDLTARTSYGNLAFSGNLGRKQANGRQPLVGTFAIGGFDFGKLLKDPTIGRVTATGRINATGNLQDPGTLVGQVRANVQSARYNGYTYKGVAATVDLDRNRYVINASSKNDPNLNLDLSAVVNLRDPRNPTYEVTNLNLRGANLTALGFYTGGDLRVQGNLKANLRGSSLNTLNGTFSGQKIVIVRDNQPFALDSLNGRIVQTATRTTATITSDIANVNLDGNVHLGDIAPELQQHLDRYFDVPGVKYVPSSADRHFTYSLKLKDPKLATKLVPGLKRISPFTLAGDYSRQAARLTANTSIPVIRYQDPKGKTQYSIDSLRLNVDSDPSKLNYALRLAQAAQDTTLRLRRPSIVGNVANNKLFSRVAILGDSANRERLAVAGTLQALAQGSGKNSSVVYEFQAAPEQVINYENWTAGANNFVRYYPSGAVVADGLNLTNGRSTLALQSQNPQVPTSPLGVTFTNFELAELVKIVQQQDSLVAGQLNGTARIDNLGKPNQAFTADATIKNLVFQKASIGDIALRATNPAPSRYDIDARLTGGAAGTVGGAGNDVHVTGTYLASSATPLNLTVDANRLNLKLVEPFSVGQVRSATGYIRGQLTVTGAPAAPVVRGTLNTSDDAGFIVPQLGSPFRLPNQALTFDDRGIAFNNFTVLDSASNKAVINGYLLSKDFVNYSFDMRATTNNFLAVRSTRENNELFYGRLVLDSETRLTGPVELIKIDTRVTVANGSNLTVESPAATPTTQERTGIVEFIDKSAPLDTMLARKVALDTTKVNATGYDITAVVTITDRTPFTIVIDPVSGDNLRVRAAGTLNTNIAPDGTISLSGRLDVARGQYHMSLYSLASRDFLLSRGSSITWDGDPYNATLDLTAIYKVQAAPAELLAGQGTDDLTSATVSRNRLPFNVLLKVTDQLSKPTIGFDITLPENQRGALGGQVEAKLAQLRQPNQTSELSKQVFSLLILGRFVAQNPFQTSSGEGIVASQLRGSASAVLTDQLTNLTDKYLSGLGLDLGVTNQAAYGADGSQGSRTDLNVGLRRQLLNNRLTVRVGTDINLSGGTGTQATRGQNSASNLAGDVSIEYRVLADGRLRVRVFRQNSYEDIDGQIIRTGAGLVFQRDYQDLKELFSKVPKDIKAERRADKKEAKAEKKAEKDSVQNQPSARVDTTRTPKK